In Paenibacillus algicola, a genomic segment contains:
- a CDS encoding substrate-binding domain-containing protein, whose product MNKKTGKLFEQVKEQVIGIILEQGLKPHDLIPSEGELAAKFGVSRMTGKLALQALQDEGLVYRMPRRGTFLADVDRSQLEQAAGSTEGAYNQEELAAGRQIALIVPGMDDYIGRLVVSIDRAAHRQGIAIVLRIAGTEEEEMAAVKAFAARKDIMGILLFPVDRKICGDHLLRLKLQRYPVVIMDRQFNEVDFDSVSHDHYQGSYDMTAHLLSLGHREIGFIAGQLHQVRSREERYQGYLDALLAGKVDIQQERILIREEPGILYEGDLERVKLIGDFLKRASGLTALVCCDDYLAMSAMNAALRLGYRVPEDLSVTGFSDHSMLEYAPVPMTTVAQPLDDFGAEALKLLLHRRQEPEAKAQSIRLQTNLVLRDSVSRPH is encoded by the coding sequence ATGAACAAAAAAACAGGAAAGTTATTTGAGCAGGTGAAGGAGCAGGTCATTGGCATCATTCTGGAGCAGGGCTTAAAGCCACATGATCTCATTCCGTCCGAGGGTGAGCTTGCGGCAAAATTCGGGGTCAGCCGTATGACCGGTAAGCTGGCTTTGCAGGCGCTGCAGGACGAGGGGCTGGTCTACCGTATGCCAAGGCGGGGGACCTTCCTCGCGGATGTAGACCGGTCTCAGCTGGAGCAGGCAGCAGGGAGCACAGAGGGGGCTTATAATCAGGAGGAGCTCGCGGCAGGAAGGCAGATCGCGCTGATCGTTCCAGGCATGGATGATTATATTGGCAGGCTCGTGGTGTCTATTGACCGCGCAGCTCACCGGCAAGGGATTGCTATCGTGCTTCGTATCGCAGGTACGGAGGAAGAGGAGATGGCAGCCGTAAAGGCATTTGCCGCCCGGAAGGACATCATGGGCATTCTGCTCTTTCCGGTGGACCGGAAAATCTGCGGTGACCATCTGCTTCGGCTGAAGCTGCAAAGATATCCCGTCGTCATCATGGATCGTCAATTTAATGAAGTTGATTTTGATAGTGTGAGCCATGACCATTACCAGGGCTCTTATGATATGACAGCGCATCTGCTCTCTCTCGGTCACCGGGAAATCGGATTTATCGCGGGTCAACTGCATCAGGTGCGGAGTCGGGAAGAGCGGTATCAGGGCTATCTGGATGCACTCCTGGCCGGCAAGGTCGACATTCAGCAGGAGCGGATCTTGATCCGGGAGGAGCCTGGCATCCTTTATGAGGGGGATCTGGAGCGGGTGAAGCTCATTGGCGATTTTCTAAAAAGGGCGAGCGGCCTCACCGCACTGGTATGCTGTGATGATTACCTGGCCATGTCTGCGATGAATGCGGCGCTCCGGCTCGGTTATCGGGTTCCGGAGGACCTGTCGGTCACCGGCTTCTCCGACCACAGCATGCTGGAGTATGCGCCGGTGCCGATGACGACCGTGGCCCAGCCGCTGGATGACTTTGGTGCCGAAGCGCTGAAGCTGCTGCTCCATAGGCGGCAGGAGCCGGAAGCCAAAGCTCAGTCCATCCGGCTGCAGACGAATCTGGTGCTCAGAGACTCTGTAAGTCGACCTCATTAG
- a CDS encoding bifunctional 2-keto-4-hydroxyglutarate aldolase/2-keto-3-deoxy-6-phosphogluconate aldolase encodes MKKLKLIQQIHEAGVVAVLRADSPEEVVSMAKHAIEGGIKVIEITLTVPFALEAITELAKTYSSADPAADNYAIIGAGTVLDPETARAAILAGSEFVVAPGVHRETILLCNRYRVPVMPGAVTVSDITVALELGVDVLKLFPGNLYSPSVIPSLRGPLPQANIMPTGGVNLDNLGEWFKAGAFAVGIGSDLTKDAVKTGDFSLISDKARAYIEAFQKTKQA; translated from the coding sequence ATGAAAAAGCTAAAATTGATTCAGCAAATTCACGAAGCCGGCGTGGTCGCCGTTCTTCGTGCCGATTCACCGGAAGAAGTCGTTTCTATGGCCAAGCATGCCATTGAAGGCGGCATCAAGGTGATCGAGATTACATTGACGGTGCCTTTCGCTCTGGAAGCCATAACCGAGCTGGCGAAGACCTATTCCTCTGCTGACCCTGCGGCAGACAATTACGCAATCATCGGTGCCGGCACCGTCCTGGATCCTGAAACCGCGCGTGCAGCCATTCTGGCTGGCTCGGAGTTCGTCGTGGCTCCAGGCGTTCACCGCGAGACGATTCTGCTGTGCAACCGCTACCGGGTGCCGGTGATGCCGGGTGCCGTAACTGTATCGGATATTACTGTGGCTCTGGAGCTTGGCGTTGACGTATTGAAGCTGTTCCCGGGCAACCTCTACTCTCCTTCGGTCATCCCATCCCTGCGGGGTCCACTGCCACAGGCCAACATCATGCCAACCGGCGGCGTCAACCTGGACAATCTGGGAGAATGGTTCAAGGCCGGGGCGTTTGCGGTAGGCATCGGCTCCGATTTAACGAAGGATGCCGTCAAAACGGGTGACTTCTCCTTGATCTCGGACAAAGCGAGAGCCTATATTGAAGCTTTCCAAAAAACCAAGCAAGCGTAA
- a CDS encoding YitT family protein produces the protein MVLGSLFIAMGTNAFLVPSHVLDGGVIGIALIVNYLSGLPIGFVIIVCSVPMFLAAWLLNRDIFYNSLTGMLISSLMIDLLAPLQAWAPSYIGGSIAFNAAAGGAFIGAGLGLMLRFETSTGGTDLLAHFLTRYVPLNVGIIILIMDLAIIGAGGVLLSGGTFVQSLVTIVAGALATGLCTLRKQVYK, from the coding sequence ATGGTATTGGGCAGCCTGTTCATCGCCATGGGAACCAATGCTTTTCTCGTGCCCAGCCATGTGCTGGATGGCGGCGTGATCGGCATTGCGCTGATCGTTAACTATTTGAGCGGCTTGCCAATCGGCTTTGTCATTATTGTGTGCAGTGTGCCGATGTTTCTCGCGGCCTGGCTTTTGAATCGGGATATTTTCTATAACAGCCTGACAGGGATGCTCATCTCTTCGCTCATGATTGATCTGCTGGCTCCGCTGCAGGCTTGGGCACCCTCCTATATTGGCGGCAGCATTGCTTTCAATGCGGCGGCGGGGGGAGCCTTCATCGGTGCCGGACTCGGCCTGATGCTTCGATTTGAGACAAGCACGGGCGGGACAGACCTGCTGGCACACTTTCTGACGCGATATGTGCCGCTGAATGTCGGGATCATTATTCTGATTATGGATCTGGCTATAATAGGTGCCGGCGGGGTGCTGTTAAGCGGCGGTACCTTTGTCCAGTCGCTGGTTACGATTGTGGCGGGTGCACTGGCTACGGGTCTGTGTACGCTTCGTAAGCAGGTCTATAAATAA
- a CDS encoding DUF421 domain-containing protein has translation MPMWLEVSVRTLSSLVILFLLTKLLGKRQASQLSFFEYITGITIGSLAAYISLDLEGNWYLGIVALVVWVILSLGIEMLQIKSKRIRDFIDFKARVLVRNGKIQEAALKKEKMSSDELMEQLRNKSVFDLADVEFAIMESSGEVNVMLAPDKQPLTPGDLHLRTSQLKEPQIVIMDGKLMTEPLQAAGRSEQWLQSQLEPAQLKYKDVYLGQIGSNGCLHLDLYNDARPLPAPSRSRTLYAALKQCEADLELMSLSAESEHEKNQFHDLTGRLNQLLTEARPLLKSRKQG, from the coding sequence ATGCCGATGTGGCTGGAAGTATCTGTACGCACATTAAGCTCGCTGGTGATTTTATTTCTGCTTACCAAGCTGCTGGGCAAGCGGCAGGCATCGCAGCTGTCTTTTTTTGAATATATTACAGGCATTACGATTGGCAGCTTGGCGGCCTACATTTCGCTCGACCTTGAAGGAAACTGGTATCTGGGTATTGTGGCCCTGGTGGTATGGGTTATTCTCTCTTTAGGCATCGAAATGCTTCAGATCAAGAGCAAGCGAATCCGGGATTTTATTGATTTTAAAGCGCGTGTGCTCGTTCGAAACGGAAAAATTCAGGAGGCTGCACTCAAGAAAGAAAAAATGAGCTCGGATGAGCTGATGGAGCAGCTCCGGAATAAAAGTGTGTTCGACCTGGCAGACGTTGAATTCGCGATTATGGAATCCAGCGGTGAAGTGAATGTGATGCTCGCTCCGGACAAGCAGCCTCTGACACCCGGCGACCTCCATTTACGCACAAGTCAGCTGAAGGAGCCCCAGATTGTGATTATGGACGGGAAGCTGATGACGGAGCCGCTGCAGGCAGCGGGCCGCAGCGAGCAGTGGCTTCAGTCTCAGCTGGAGCCTGCCCAATTGAAATATAAGGACGTATATCTGGGGCAGATCGGAAGTAATGGGTGTTTGCATCTGGATCTATACAATGACGCTCGGCCCTTGCCGGCGCCAAGCCGATCCCGGACGCTGTATGCAGCGCTGAAGCAATGCGAGGCTGATCTGGAATTGATGAGTCTTTCCGCTGAGTCTGAGCACGAGAAGAACCAGTTTCATGACCTGACCGGACGCTTGAATCAGCTGCTTACTGAGGCGAGGCCGTTGCTAAAATCCAGAAAGCAGGGATAG
- a CDS encoding sugar kinase — protein sequence MTFNERRFDVITFGESMGMLYPEGPRGIGQGGTMSQSFGGAESNLAIGLARLGCQVGWFSQLGRDPLGKGIVKTLRGEGVDVSRVHYTTDAPTGLMLREQVRGKSSVYYYRAGSAASRMTPELVDPAYIADSRIVHITGITPALSQSCLDTVRRVIALCKEHGTKISFDPNLRLKLWSIQQARPVLLELANHCDYFLPGYDECKLLYQTDSEQEIFEQLRKLNAVTVVKSYNDSNVIVEPDRLNTVPFRKVKHVVDTVGAGDGFCAGFLAGISKGQSPEEALQLAALTGSMVVEAVGDWEALPTWEEVEQEQGITAHIER from the coding sequence ATGACATTTAATGAACGCCGCTTCGATGTCATCACGTTCGGTGAGTCGATGGGGATGCTTTATCCAGAAGGACCTCGGGGAATCGGCCAAGGCGGCACTATGAGCCAGTCCTTCGGAGGAGCCGAAAGCAATCTTGCAATTGGCCTCGCAAGACTGGGCTGTCAGGTAGGCTGGTTCAGCCAGCTGGGCCGCGATCCTTTAGGTAAAGGTATTGTGAAAACGCTTCGCGGAGAAGGCGTTGACGTCTCCAGGGTCCACTATACGACAGATGCACCGACCGGCCTAATGCTGCGGGAGCAAGTCCGGGGCAAGTCTTCGGTTTATTATTACCGCGCCGGCTCTGCCGCAAGCAGAATGACACCGGAGCTTGTGGACCCCGCTTATATTGCCGACAGCCGTATCGTCCATATTACCGGCATTACGCCCGCACTGAGCCAGAGCTGCCTGGACACAGTCCGCCGCGTCATCGCACTCTGCAAGGAGCACGGCACGAAGATCAGCTTCGATCCGAACCTGCGCCTCAAGCTGTGGAGCATTCAGCAGGCAAGACCCGTGCTGCTGGAGCTGGCGAATCACTGCGACTACTTCCTGCCCGGCTACGATGAGTGCAAGCTTTTGTATCAGACGGATAGCGAGCAGGAAATCTTCGAACAGCTGCGCAAGCTGAACGCCGTAACGGTCGTGAAGAGCTATAACGACAGTAATGTGATCGTCGAGCCAGACCGCCTTAATACAGTTCCTTTCCGCAAGGTTAAGCACGTGGTAGATACCGTAGGCGCCGGAGACGGCTTCTGTGCCGGCTTCCTCGCAGGCATCTCGAAAGGACAATCCCCTGAAGAAGCACTTCAGCTGGCTGCCCTGACAGGCTCTATGGTTGTAGAAGCTGTGGGTGACTGGGAAGCGCTTCCGACCTGGGAAGAAGTGGAGCAGGAACAGGGCATTACCGCTCACATCGAGCGATAG
- a CDS encoding DegV family protein, with protein MSGQIKIFADSTCDLPPEWISEHQIGIVPLYVVFGEDSLRDGIDITPIELYAKVDQTGALPKTAAPSPSDFMAAFTPYIEQGDQILYISLSSELSSTYQNALVAAEELPAGQVTVIDSRNLSCGIGLLVMKAVQAVKNGSDMPQIVDMLTSTINQVESEFVIDTLEYLYKGGRCSGMQNLIGSLLKIRPVIKVDDGVMTPAYKVRGKKEKALEQMLTNALAKAGDMDNDLIIVVHTMAESEAKYLQQALQEKTGARQVALSTAGCVISSHCGPQTVGLMYTKKI; from the coding sequence ATGTCTGGACAAATTAAAATATTCGCCGACAGCACCTGTGATCTGCCGCCGGAATGGATTAGTGAGCATCAGATTGGAATTGTACCTTTATATGTAGTTTTCGGAGAGGATTCCTTGCGCGATGGTATTGACATCACTCCGATTGAGCTGTATGCCAAGGTGGATCAGACCGGTGCACTCCCGAAGACCGCAGCCCCGTCTCCTTCAGATTTTATGGCTGCGTTCACTCCTTATATTGAGCAAGGAGATCAGATTCTGTATATCAGCCTTTCCTCGGAGCTGTCCTCCACCTACCAGAATGCATTGGTAGCGGCTGAAGAGCTTCCAGCCGGTCAGGTCACCGTCATTGACTCCCGCAACCTTTCCTGCGGCATCGGGCTGCTGGTGATGAAAGCTGTACAGGCTGTGAAGAATGGTTCCGACATGCCGCAGATTGTGGACATGCTGACAAGCACCATCAACCAGGTCGAAAGTGAGTTTGTGATCGATACTCTGGAGTACTTGTATAAGGGCGGACGCTGCTCCGGCATGCAGAACCTCATTGGAAGCCTGCTCAAGATCAGGCCGGTGATCAAGGTCGATGACGGCGTCATGACACCAGCCTATAAGGTGAGAGGCAAGAAGGAGAAGGCGCTGGAGCAGATGCTCACGAATGCCTTGGCTAAAGCCGGGGACATGGATAATGATTTGATCATTGTCGTACATACAATGGCAGAGTCTGAGGCTAAATACCTCCAGCAGGCTCTCCAAGAGAAGACAGGCGCGCGCCAGGTAGCC
- a CDS encoding J domain-containing protein, with translation MDQMKEAYEKLGLPETASREEVEERYTLLMRQARSEQRRSPEKAEAVEARFSEATRAYRYITEEDDRKSLEEISRQKYGKFRGLAGPAEKTEHFFRYYRYHVLGALALLGLAIYIVISIVNYRAEQERLAQLPPVDLSIMLLGTYMMPDGGTETEPLEQAILEQFPEWKRVEVNMTYVPPLNSSNPSDAALLQKALLMISSERPDLYIVDQNSYEWVGNQGIFQPLDEKINQDWKDIADPGLHIKGQLDEDPAERVYAVNITDSSLVEGLPVAKNEMYAGISPVAENEQKAFAFIQAYLEAVPSQ, from the coding sequence ATGGATCAGATGAAAGAAGCCTATGAGAAGCTTGGGCTTCCGGAAACCGCTAGCCGGGAGGAAGTCGAAGAGCGCTATACCCTTCTCATGCGCCAGGCCCGTTCCGAGCAGCGCAGAAGCCCGGAGAAAGCCGAGGCGGTAGAAGCCAGGTTCTCGGAAGCGACCCGGGCCTACCGATATATTACCGAGGAAGACGATCGTAAATCACTGGAAGAAATCAGCCGCCAGAAATACGGCAAGTTCAGAGGTCTCGCCGGACCGGCTGAGAAAACCGAGCACTTTTTCCGTTACTACCGCTATCATGTGCTGGGCGCCTTAGCTTTGCTCGGGCTTGCCATTTACATTGTAATCAGCATTGTGAACTACCGCGCGGAGCAGGAGCGTCTCGCCCAGCTGCCTCCGGTCGATCTTTCCATCATGCTGCTCGGCACGTATATGATGCCGGACGGCGGCACAGAGACCGAGCCGCTGGAGCAGGCCATACTGGAGCAGTTCCCGGAATGGAAGCGGGTGGAGGTCAATATGACCTACGTTCCGCCACTGAATTCCTCTAACCCCTCCGACGCCGCGCTGCTGCAGAAAGCGCTGCTCATGATTAGCTCCGAGCGCCCGGACCTGTACATCGTAGACCAGAATTCCTATGAGTGGGTTGGCAACCAGGGAATCTTCCAGCCGCTGGATGAGAAGATCAATCAGGACTGGAAGGACATCGCTGATCCCGGACTGCACATTAAAGGCCAGCTGGATGAAGATCCTGCGGAAAGGGTGTATGCGGTCAACATTACAGACAGCTCGCTGGTAGAGGGGCTGCCCGTAGCCAAGAATGAAATGTATGCCGGCATCAGCCCTGTCGCAGAGAATGAACAAAAGGCCTTCGCCTTTATCCAGGCCTACCTGGAAGCTGTGCCAAGTCAATAA